DNA sequence from the Huiozyma naganishii CBS 8797 chromosome 10, complete genome genome:
TTTGTGCTCAACCTACGTACACCAAATTTACAGCATGAGAGTACCTCTTCGCTCATCAATCCACATTCTACACCAAAGTGCGACGGTCGCATAGCAGATGGTAAAAATGGAACTATTTGTGTACTAAAAGATACTTATGATAAATGGTCCtcagaagttgaaaatatATTTGTCGATTCCCTTAGAgttattttgaagaacggaACATCgaaaatcaaaatcaatgaAAGGAATTACGGCAGAAACGAACTAATATCATTGTACATCCTCTATCACACAAACGAATTCAGGaccaaaaaacaaatttcCTCTCATATTCAAGTTTGGAAGAAGACCATACAAAACAAGctggaaaataaaatagGACTAAACCCACTAGAGAAAGAAATACACGATTTGATAGATAATGGCCCACCAAAAACAGATGCGGTGACGgatatattttttgaaaagttcGCAGAGAtaatcagtttcttggaGAAACGGTCTAGAACAAGGGCGAATTCATTTCGAGATAAACCAGGCAACGAAGAGGTAATAAGTGGTAACGCAGACACAAAACACTTAAACTTGAATGTCTCCTCGTTGGTCCCATCTCAATCAAAGAGGCTCATACCAGAAAACacaagaacaaccaacTTGTCACGTTACACTGTTGAACCACCGCTCATTCCACCTCTTCAATATGCGAGATCCTTATATGAGAAAATTCCAGATTACCGGTGTATCCCAGTTATGATACGATCTGACAGTCTTTATGTACCATATACTGAACAAGACCTTGAAGAACGCGACCTGCTTATCAAGACTAAGAATACagaaaggaaaagtttAGAAGACCTTGCGTCACAAGCTACTAAAGAGCGAGCTCTAGATGTggcgaaaaaaaaggcaGCTGAACAGAGGCGCCTGATTGACCGAATGTACAATCGAGCGCGGCCATCACACAAGGGGAAAGTTataaagaaacaacttTACAGTAATACCCTCAAACAtccaagttcaagaaaaaactCAGCTGCCAAGGGACAATTAACAAAGCATTTCAATCACACTAGGATATATGAAAATATTGACGACGGTCAACCAGATTTTGCAAGCATGTCGGACAAAAAAGAGTATCATGCTTCGCATGCGACTGGCCAACATAATCTCATTACACAACCTATGGTACCACAGTATCCCATTTATAGGCAACGCAGCCCACAACAGCATCAGAGACAGCAAAATCAACGACATTTCTCTTCTCCCAAATATTATGAGGAATTGCATTACAATTCGAAACCATCTCAACAGCAACCGATGTCGCAACAGAACATTTATCAATATCAGAGCCATGTATATGTGCCATCTAACTCACACTCTCCACGTGTAACAAAGGAAAATGTCAATCCTCATGAACGGTAATCTAAGAGCATTTTAGGAATGCTTATCTTATATCGAGTATGGCGTTATAGCATATTGTAtgttcttttcaaaatcaatattttttcatATTCATTCAGGGTAGAATACCTGATTGAGCATCTCCCCGCTAAGATCATTCTGTATTTAAAAACTTATATCCCACGAGTCAGTCCTCGAGGATTCAAGAATTTGATGGTATATATTCTACAAATGTCGGTAGAAGATGCATTGCGTTGGCCTTAGAAAATCCATCTACTGACTTCCTTAAACCGGACTGAGCGGAGAAGtcattttatttttttgaattaTTTTCACACGATCAATTTCTCACAGTGATGCGATGAGTATAAAAGTGAAGCTATATGCAGCTACTTTGATATACAATATTTTAATAAAGAGAAGACCTGACGACATAACGGTGATATCGTAACTCCGGCAAGGTTCTGCTTTTCAAAGGAAATAAATATGTTGAAAAGGCTGGGCCTCGTAGCCTTAAGTCCATTGGCTCAGACTAGGTCGGCTAACCTATACCACACAATACCCGGAAACAGCATTGCCAAATCAATTAGAGAGCGCATTAAGAATGATATTGTTacgttgaagaaatctcATCCCAATTTCAGCCCGACCTTGAGAATTATTCAAGTCGGGGACCGTGCAGACTCGACGACATACATTCGGATGAAACAAAAAGCGGCCGAAAATTGCTCTATGGTTTCGAAGACGGAGCATTTGCCTGCTGACATTACAGAACAGTCTCTGCTACAGCGTATAAAAATTATCAATGATGATCCTGCCGTTGATGCTCTATTGATTCAGCTACCACTCCCAAGTCACTTGAATGAAGAAAGAATAACCGAGGCAATTGC
Encoded proteins:
- the TEC1 gene encoding Tec1p (similar to Saccharomyces cerevisiae TEC1 (YBR083W); ancestral locus Anc_3.310) — translated: MYLSQLFLCPVKLTHPILPLKLGLMNSSEMTDITSQFMKNYTGHKMNSSTQIERYSSMMKWHPFDTRIFDVHRNGNPNYTSPTIDIFAKQFDLKADPTKKLDTTTPSDRDETSEFTKPNKNTFAANTRLDSTSSQGFSEIENPFVLNLRTPNLQHESTSSLINPHSTPKCDGRIADGKNGTICVLKDTYDKWSSEVENIFVDSLRVILKNGTSKIKINERNYGRNELISLYILYHTNEFRTKKQISSHIQVWKKTIQNKLENKIGLNPLEKEIHDLIDNGPPKTDAVTDIFFEKFAEIISFLEKRSRTRANSFRDKPGNEEVISGNADTKHLNLNVSSLVPSQSKRLIPENTRTTNLSRYTVEPPLIPPLQYARSLYEKIPDYRCIPVMIRSDSLYVPYTEQDLEERDLLIKTKNTERKSLEDLASQATKERALDVAKKKAAEQRRLIDRMYNRARPSHKGKVIKKQLYSNTLKHPSSRKNSAAKGQLTKHFNHTRIYENIDDGQPDFASMSDKKEYHASHATGQHNLITQPMVPQYPIYRQRSPQQHQRQQNQRHFSSPKYYEELHYNSKPSQQQPMSQQNIYQYQSHVYVPSNSHSPRVTKENVNPHER